One window of candidate division WOR-3 bacterium genomic DNA carries:
- a CDS encoding polyribonucleotide nucleotidyltransferase, with product MEFRDCLIVGGKEICFETGSLARQAEGSVFVSLGGTVVLATVCSKEEEEKEVSFAPLVVDYLERTYSAGKIPGGFFKREGKPSEKEILVSRLVDRPIRPLIPEGYAKETQIVIMVLSHDQENDTPNLAILAASLALAISDIPFDGPIGAVRIGLVGDSFIINPTVSQLAQSKMDLVVAGTSSAVTMIEGKLDDVEDSKVYSAIEIAHREVERIVQFQRKFAEKIGKPKKVFEPIKIPDKLREEVVSRYGSFIYKLNTTPYKEERKILKKEILEDVKKRYSEEECRYVEMIIEERQKELMRKMILEEGKRIDGRNLDEIRPIECKVRALPRPHGSAIFRRGETVSLSAVTLGSKRDEQKLDHLIGEDYKRFMVHYNFPPFSVGEVKAIKGPGRREIGHGILAENSLLPVIPNEEKFPYTIRIVSDILESNGSSSMATVCASSLALMDAGVPVKKHVAGVSVGLVKEGGNYRLLTDIIGEEDHMGDMDFKVAGTREGITGIQLDTKIQDLTLDIIKEGLNRAREGRIKIIEIMEKVIPAPRESLSEFAPRILTFEVPVDKISRIIGPAGKTIKKIVRESDTEIEIDDETGAITIFGDNKESVQKAESMIRRTIKDVEEGEIYEGEVKKLLPFGAIVSIGEGRDGLIHISEIAHYHVNRVEDVLSVGDKLKVKVKRVGEDGRIDLSRKALIAKDKDKDPKRKNK from the coding sequence ATGGAGTTTAGAGATTGTTTGATTGTTGGAGGAAAAGAAATATGCTTTGAAACTGGTTCTTTAGCAAGACAAGCTGAAGGCTCAGTTTTTGTTTCCCTTGGTGGAACAGTGGTTCTTGCCACTGTTTGTTCTAAGGAGGAGGAAGAAAAGGAAGTTTCTTTTGCTCCTCTTGTCGTAGATTATCTTGAACGGACATATTCAGCAGGTAAGATTCCTGGAGGATTTTTCAAAAGAGAAGGGAAACCTTCTGAAAAGGAAATTTTGGTTTCAAGATTGGTGGATAGACCCATAAGACCATTAATTCCAGAAGGATATGCAAAGGAAACGCAGATAGTCATTATGGTCCTTTCGCACGATCAAGAAAATGATACACCTAATCTCGCAATCCTTGCAGCTTCTCTTGCTCTTGCAATTTCAGATATTCCTTTTGATGGTCCGATAGGAGCAGTTAGAATTGGATTAGTTGGAGATAGTTTTATAATAAATCCTACGGTTTCCCAGCTTGCTCAGAGTAAAATGGATCTCGTTGTTGCTGGGACTTCTTCTGCAGTTACAATGATTGAAGGAAAATTAGATGATGTGGAGGATAGTAAAGTTTATTCAGCAATAGAAATAGCTCATAGAGAAGTGGAAAGGATTGTACAGTTCCAGAGGAAATTTGCGGAAAAGATTGGGAAGCCCAAAAAAGTTTTTGAACCTATAAAAATTCCAGATAAATTGAGAGAGGAAGTTGTTTCAAGATATGGTTCCTTTATTTATAAGTTGAATACAACTCCTTATAAAGAGGAAAGGAAGATTTTGAAGAAAGAAATTCTTGAGGATGTTAAAAAAAGATATTCAGAAGAAGAATGTAGATATGTTGAGATGATAATAGAGGAGAGACAAAAAGAGTTAATGAGGAAAATGATTTTAGAAGAAGGAAAAAGAATAGACGGTAGAAATTTGGATGAGATTAGACCCATTGAGTGTAAGGTGAGAGCTTTGCCTCGTCCTCATGGTTCCGCGATCTTTAGAAGAGGAGAGACTGTTAGTTTGTCTGCTGTGACTCTTGGTTCAAAGAGAGACGAACAAAAATTAGATCATCTTATTGGAGAAGATTATAAGAGATTTATGGTCCATTATAACTTTCCACCTTTTTCGGTAGGAGAAGTTAAAGCGATAAAAGGACCTGGAAGAAGGGAAATAGGGCATGGGATTCTTGCTGAGAATTCTCTTCTCCCAGTAATTCCTAATGAAGAAAAATTCCCTTATACTATAAGAATCGTCTCTGATATTCTTGAATCCAACGGTTCTTCTTCGATGGCTACTGTTTGTGCTTCTTCTCTTGCTTTGATGGATGCGGGAGTCCCTGTAAAAAAGCATGTTGCAGGAGTTTCAGTTGGGCTTGTTAAGGAAGGAGGAAATTATCGTCTTCTTACAGATATTATAGGTGAAGAAGATCATATGGGAGATATGGATTTTAAGGTTGCAGGAACAAGAGAAGGTATTACAGGGATTCAGCTTGATACAAAGATACAAGATTTGACCCTTGATATCATTAAAGAGGGTCTAAATCGAGCAAGAGAGGGTAGAATTAAGATTATTGAAATAATGGAAAAAGTAATACCTGCTCCACGAGAATCTCTATCAGAATTTGCTCCTCGAATTTTAACTTTTGAAGTTCCTGTTGATAAAATAAGTAGAATTATAGGTCCTGCTGGGAAAACAATTAAAAAGATTGTTAGAGAAAGTGACACTGAGATCGAAATAGATGATGAAACAGGGGCTATCACTATTTTTGGAGACAATAAAGAATCTGTTCAAAAAGCCGAGTCAATGATTAGAAGAACTATAAAAGATGTTGAAGAAGGAGAAATTTATGAAGGTGAGGTGAAGAAACTTCTTCCTTTTGGTGCAATTGTTTCTATTGGAGAAGGCAGGGATGGTTTAATTCATATAAGCGAGATAGCTCACTACCATGTTAATAGAGTGGAGGATGTTCTTTCTGTTGGAGATAAACTCAAAGTTAAAGTGAAAAGAGTGGGAGAAGACGGAAGAATAGATCTTTCAAGAAAGGCTCTTATT
- the rpsO gene encoding 30S ribosomal protein S15, which translates to MGITTRKKQELIKKFQRHKNDTGSPEVQIAIITERIKELTEHLDRHKKDFHSERGLVNLASKRKKLLKYLRRKDYKRFEEVIKALKIRF; encoded by the coding sequence ATGGGAATTACCACTCGGAAAAAACAAGAATTAATAAAGAAGTTCCAGCGACATAAAAACGATACAGGTTCTCCAGAGGTTCAAATAGCTATAATTACAGAAAGAATAAAAGAACTTACAGAGCATCTTGATAGACACAAGAAAGACTTTCATTCCGAAAGAGGTCTTGTGAATTTAGCATCTAAGAGGAAGAAGTTACTTAAATATCTAAGAAGGAAAGATTATAAAAGATTTGAAGAAGTTATCAAAGCTTTAAAAATAAGATTTTAA
- a CDS encoding bifunctional riboflavin kinase/FAD synthetase — MQSNLLEYSVIEDLNKLPQVSGFLAMGNFDGVHLGHQVLIKKGKEEGDISVLTYDPHPFIRINEIKEPFLLTTIREKIFFLKKYLVKEVIILRFSPEISQMCPEDFLKSIIKERMNPKGIIIGFDHHFGKGKKGDSEFLKKIGEDLGLRVFVVPPVRIGNKVVKSSKIREFLRKGKMKSACEMLGHPYLIEGKVTKGDEVGRTLGYPTANLEIDSEYKLLPLEGVYSSIVELGEENFPAMVYIGSSPTLGINRLKVEAHIFGFSKDIYGERIRCFLYSLIRKKEFFSSEGSLRESIKKTEEETLKNLKEVYKWELPLGKNKN, encoded by the coding sequence ATGCAGTCCAACCTGTTAGAGTATTCAGTAATTGAAGATTTGAATAAACTTCCCCAAGTTTCTGGTTTTCTCGCAATGGGAAATTTTGATGGTGTTCATCTTGGTCATCAGGTTTTAATTAAGAAAGGGAAAGAAGAGGGGGATATTTCTGTTCTTACTTATGACCCACATCCCTTTATTAGGATAAATGAAATAAAAGAACCTTTCTTACTCACTACAATTAGGGAGAAGATTTTTTTCTTAAAAAAATATTTGGTAAAAGAAGTGATAATTCTTAGGTTTTCTCCAGAGATTTCGCAAATGTGCCCAGAAGATTTCTTAAAATCAATTATAAAAGAAAGAATGAATCCGAAAGGAATTATAATAGGTTTTGATCATCACTTTGGAAAAGGGAAAAAAGGAGATTCTGAATTTTTAAAGAAGATAGGAGAGGATTTGGGACTTCGTGTCTTTGTTGTTCCTCCAGTTAGAATAGGGAATAAAGTGGTGAAAAGTTCTAAAATTAGAGAATTTTTGAGAAAGGGAAAAATGAAAAGCGCTTGTGAGATGCTTGGACATCCTTATTTGATAGAAGGAAAGGTTACCAAAGGAGATGAGGTTGGAAGAACTTTGGGGTATCCTACTGCAAATCTTGAGATAGACTCAGAGTATAAACTGTTACCCTTAGAAGGTGTATATTCTTCAATTGTTGAACTTGGAGAAGAAAATTTTCCTGCAATGGTTTATATTGGTTCTTCTCCTACTCTTGGGATAAATCGTTTGAAAGTAGAAGCTCACATCTTTGGTTTTTCAAAGGATATATATGGTGAAAGGATAAGATGTTTTCTCTACTCATTAATAAGAAAGAAGGAGTTTTTCTCTTCGGAGGGTTCTCTAAGAGAAAGTATAAAAAAAACTGAAGAAGAAACATTGAAAAATCTTAAGGAGGTTTATAAATGGGAATTACCACTCGGAAAAAACAAGAATTAA
- the truB gene encoding tRNA pseudouridine(55) synthase TruB: MFLWISIFMHLKRQTIEFHANFPSDGLILVNKPSGIRTTYLLNRVKALLHLKKAGHAGTLDPFAEGLVLILYGKATKLMDFLGDEKEYIGTIKLGVVTDTDDPDGKVILEREVPNFTVEEIEKVISKFKGNFKQVVPLYSAVKKDGERLYNKARKGEKIESLPEREVWVEKLELINFSSPFIEFRCLAKRGTYMRALARDIGEALGCGAHLYKLVRLRVGPFVIDDAYTLSDIESGNFEVVKFSKALPHLETITLREESVWDFIHGNKVRGFYPKGIYQVKDVRGNLLGIGKGEIYAVQPVRVFSN, from the coding sequence ATGTTTCTATGGATCAGTATATTTATGCATTTGAAACGTCAAACTATAGAATTTCATGCCAACTTTCCTTCTGATGGTTTAATTCTGGTTAATAAACCCTCGGGCATAAGAACAACATATCTTTTGAATAGAGTGAAGGCTTTATTACATCTTAAAAAAGCTGGGCATGCAGGAACATTGGATCCATTTGCAGAAGGGCTTGTTTTGATTCTATATGGGAAAGCCACAAAGTTAATGGATTTTTTAGGAGACGAGAAAGAGTATATAGGGACAATTAAATTAGGTGTTGTTACAGACACCGATGATCCTGATGGGAAAGTAATTCTTGAAAGAGAGGTTCCTAATTTTACTGTAGAAGAAATAGAAAAGGTTATTTCTAAATTTAAAGGGAATTTTAAGCAAGTTGTTCCTCTTTATAGTGCTGTAAAAAAAGATGGAGAAAGGTTATATAATAAAGCAAGAAAGGGAGAAAAGATAGAAAGTCTTCCTGAAAGAGAGGTTTGGGTAGAGAAACTTGAATTGATTAACTTTTCTTCTCCTTTTATAGAATTTAGATGTTTGGCAAAACGTGGAACTTATATGAGAGCTTTAGCAAGAGATATAGGAGAAGCTTTGGGTTGTGGTGCGCATTTATATAAGCTTGTTAGACTCAGAGTAGGCCCTTTTGTTATTGATGATGCTTATACTCTTTCGGATATTGAATCTGGAAATTTTGAGGTGGTGAAATTTAGTAAAGCCTTGCCTCACTTAGAAACAATCACCCTAAGAGAAGAAAGTGTATGGGATTTTATTCACGGGAATAAAGTTAGGGGTTTTTATCCAAAAGGGATATATCAAGTGAAGGATGTTAGAGGAAATCTTTTGGGAATAGGGAAGGGAGAAATATATGCAGTCCAACCTGTTAGAGTATTCAGTAATTGA
- a CDS encoding PorV/PorQ family protein, with translation MKKFISFLLSVILILPSIAFGNSLQAGAVFLMIFPGSRATGMGGAFTASKGDIFSTYYNDGSLAFKNGIELGLQHANWLSGLWPGMYYEYLSLVYPLGKDLNLNFAVTYLTTGETEARKEDDTTYNRKWRTYDVAVKIGGSLRLLDKLGLGIGMKYIYSFLAPEDVVRELLGISGSGGSGQAWAVDLSLLYCLYDSFRLGIALQNLGPEITYIENGESDPLPRMLRLGTSFDILRGGFHKLNLNLDLIGILVGVRYTNFSEIVKDSWKAGGLEYTVKDLFSFRIGYFIDKVGKREGPTFGAGFNLNKRFLIDVSMDQYIYAFETSNYRISCQLSF, from the coding sequence ATGAAAAAGTTTATATCTTTTTTGTTAAGCGTAATATTAATTTTGCCAAGCATAGCTTTTGGTAATTCTCTTCAAGCAGGGGCTGTTTTTTTAATGATTTTTCCTGGTTCAAGAGCCACAGGAATGGGGGGAGCCTTTACTGCTTCTAAAGGCGACATTTTTTCTACCTATTATAATGACGGATCCTTGGCTTTCAAAAATGGTATAGAATTAGGGCTCCAACATGCTAACTGGTTAAGTGGCCTTTGGCCTGGTATGTATTATGAATATTTAAGTTTAGTATATCCTCTTGGGAAAGATTTAAATTTGAATTTTGCAGTAACGTATCTTACAACAGGAGAGACTGAGGCGAGGAAAGAGGATGATACTACTTATAATAGGAAATGGAGAACATATGATGTGGCTGTTAAGATTGGAGGTTCTTTGAGATTGTTAGATAAACTTGGTTTAGGAATAGGAATGAAGTATATTTATTCTTTCTTAGCTCCAGAAGATGTTGTAAGAGAGTTACTTGGAATTAGTGGTTCTGGTGGAAGTGGGCAGGCTTGGGCAGTGGATCTTTCTTTATTATATTGTTTATATGACTCATTTCGTTTAGGAATTGCCCTTCAGAATTTAGGCCCTGAAATAACTTATATAGAAAATGGAGAGAGTGACCCCCTTCCAAGGATGTTAAGATTAGGAACATCGTTTGATATTTTGAGAGGAGGTTTTCATAAATTAAATTTAAATTTAGATCTGATAGGAATTCTTGTGGGTGTTAGATATACGAACTTTAGTGAGATTGTGAAGGATTCTTGGAAGGCGGGAGGTTTAGAATATACAGTTAAAGATCTTTTTTCTTTTAGAATAGGATATTTCATTGATAAGGTTGGAAAGAGAGAAGGGCCCACTTTTGGAGCAGGATTTAATCTCAACAAGAGATTTCTTATTGATGTTTCTATGGATCAGTATATTTATGCATTTGAAACGTCAAACTATAGAATTTCATGCCAACTTTCCTTCTGA
- the recG gene encoding ATP-dependent DNA helicase RecG, with protein sequence MSLKITDSIKWVKGVGPKKARLLSQLGIFTIKDFLYLAPRRYLDRSQIKSIKDVRVNEEVTITGKVISVNAKRSIKGTLLSDVAVYDGTGVIIGRWFNQSWVKERFKIGQEVFLSGKVEYFRGLYITNPDYEFLTKEETNLIHTGRIIPVYPLVKNIGQRFMRRTANYVLQAVVDKIEDPLPIEIKKFYKLMSLKEALFNLHFPQSEEALEKAKRRLAFDELFYLQLFLALKKEEIKKEKGISFKTNLALIEDFLSSLPFELTSSQKKVISEIKRDMEKPYPMNRLLQGDVGSGKTIVALVAMLIAVGNDFNAVFMVPTEILAFQHFLVLKKFLSSFSIPLWLLVGNMKETERKKILREIKEKRGIILGTHALLEEDVEIPNLGLVVIDEQHRFGVNQRAKIRKEGVPDVLVMSATPIPRTLALSVYGELDLSSIDELPPGRIFPKTKWIRQVEKRKEVYNWIREKVKEGNKAYIVFPLIEESSSLDLHSIEEEAERIKRNFFEDLKVAILHGKMKNEEKEEIIKGFKEDKYNVLIATTVIEVGIDIPEANIMVVEDADRFGLAQLHQLRGRIGRGGGKSYFIMVAEEKRISDKAKKRLITLEKVSSGFKLSEVDLQLRGPGEFFGIKQHGFPDFKFFDPFGDRDIIGEVRNAVNKILEGRLEYRFLEEIDKIRKKAEFLDVG encoded by the coding sequence TTGTCTTTAAAAATAACTGATTCAATAAAGTGGGTTAAAGGAGTTGGCCCTAAGAAGGCAAGATTACTTTCTCAATTAGGAATTTTCACTATAAAAGATTTTCTTTATCTTGCTCCAAGAAGATATCTTGATAGAAGTCAGATTAAGTCTATTAAAGATGTTAGGGTTAATGAAGAGGTTACTATTACTGGTAAAGTTATCTCTGTGAATGCAAAAAGATCTATAAAAGGAACTCTTCTTTCTGATGTTGCAGTTTATGATGGGACTGGAGTTATTATCGGAAGATGGTTTAATCAGTCTTGGGTGAAAGAAAGATTTAAGATAGGGCAGGAAGTTTTCTTAAGTGGGAAAGTTGAATATTTTAGAGGTTTATATATCACAAATCCTGATTACGAGTTTTTAACCAAAGAAGAAACAAATCTGATTCACACGGGAAGAATTATTCCTGTTTATCCTCTTGTGAAAAATATTGGGCAAAGGTTTATGAGAAGAACAGCAAATTATGTTCTTCAGGCTGTTGTGGATAAGATTGAAGATCCTTTACCAATTGAGATAAAGAAATTTTATAAGTTAATGAGTCTAAAGGAAGCTTTATTTAATTTGCATTTTCCTCAAAGTGAAGAAGCTTTGGAAAAGGCAAAAAGAAGATTGGCTTTTGATGAACTTTTTTATTTACAGTTATTCCTTGCTCTTAAAAAGGAAGAAATAAAGAAAGAAAAAGGAATTTCTTTTAAGACAAATTTGGCTTTAATTGAAGATTTTTTATCTTCTCTTCCCTTTGAGTTGACTTCTTCTCAGAAAAAAGTGATTTCCGAGATAAAAAGAGATATGGAGAAACCTTATCCTATGAATAGACTTCTTCAAGGAGATGTTGGTTCTGGGAAAACAATCGTTGCATTAGTTGCAATGTTAATCGCCGTTGGCAATGATTTTAATGCTGTTTTTATGGTTCCAACAGAAATTTTGGCTTTCCAGCATTTTTTAGTTCTTAAGAAATTTTTGTCTTCTTTTTCTATTCCTTTATGGTTACTTGTGGGTAATATGAAAGAGACAGAGAGGAAGAAGATTCTAAGGGAAATAAAGGAAAAAAGAGGGATCATTTTAGGGACTCATGCCCTTCTTGAAGAGGATGTTGAGATTCCAAACCTTGGCCTTGTAGTAATTGATGAGCAACATCGTTTTGGGGTAAATCAGAGAGCAAAGATAAGAAAAGAAGGTGTCCCTGATGTTCTTGTTATGTCAGCTACTCCTATTCCCAGGACCCTGGCTCTTTCAGTTTATGGAGAATTGGATCTTTCCTCAATAGATGAATTACCACCTGGGAGAATTTTTCCAAAGACTAAATGGATTAGACAAGTGGAAAAAAGAAAAGAAGTATATAATTGGATAAGAGAGAAAGTGAAAGAAGGAAATAAGGCATATATTGTATTTCCACTTATTGAGGAGTCTTCAAGTTTGGATTTACACTCTATAGAGGAAGAAGCAGAGAGAATAAAAAGGAATTTCTTTGAAGATTTAAAAGTTGCTATTTTACATGGAAAGATGAAAAATGAGGAAAAGGAGGAAATTATTAAAGGTTTTAAGGAGGATAAATATAATGTATTAATTGCCACAACAGTTATTGAGGTTGGAATCGATATCCCTGAAGCTAATATTATGGTTGTGGAAGACGCAGATAGGTTTGGACTTGCACAACTCCATCAGCTTAGAGGAAGGATTGGAAGGGGTGGAGGGAAATCCTATTTTATAATGGTTGCAGAGGAAAAAAGGATTTCAGATAAAGCTAAAAAGAGGCTTATTACTTTAGAGAAAGTATCTTCAGGTTTTAAATTGTCGGAGGTTGATTTGCAGTTAAGAGGACCCGGAGAGTTTTTTGGGATAAAACAGCATGGATTCCCAGATTTTAAGTTTTTTGATCCATTTGGAGATAGGGATATAATTGGAGAAGTTAGAAATGCGGTGAATAAGATTCTCGAAGGCCGTTTAGAATATAGGTTCTTAGAAGAAATTGATAAGATAAGAAAAAAAGCAGAATTTTTAGATGTTGGATAA
- a CDS encoding energy transducer TonB, with the protein MDREKTIDIKRRYPLNMRIGFLTALVLLILGFIFIPEIERKPYTPPTPKPIEVDKLPPQLQNIVKPPPPPKPKMPVAAKSDKEVEAETIEKTDFSGFEKKEADVEVPPPKFVYYEVPPKVLNPKVMDFYPEVAKRLGIEGTLYLELWVDKEGKVRQVIVKKPLYPAIDEEAKKRAYLLRFTPAMQRDNPVDVWLSFPVTFKLED; encoded by the coding sequence ATGGATAGAGAAAAAACAATTGATATAAAGAGAAGGTATCCCCTAAATATGAGGATAGGTTTTCTTACAGCTCTTGTCCTATTAATTCTTGGGTTTATTTTTATTCCAGAAATAGAGAGAAAACCTTACACTCCTCCTACACCAAAGCCAATAGAGGTCGACAAACTTCCCCCTCAGTTACAGAATATTGTGAAACCACCACCTCCTCCAAAACCTAAGATGCCTGTAGCAGCTAAAAGTGATAAGGAGGTTGAGGCGGAAACAATTGAAAAGACTGATTTTTCGGGTTTTGAGAAAAAAGAAGCTGATGTTGAAGTCCCTCCCCCTAAGTTTGTTTACTATGAGGTTCCGCCAAAGGTTTTAAATCCAAAAGTGATGGATTTTTATCCGGAAGTGGCTAAAAGATTGGGAATAGAAGGAACTCTTTATCTTGAGTTATGGGTAGATAAAGAGGGAAAGGTTAGGCAAGTTATTGTAAAAAAACCTCTTTATCCTGCTATTGATGAGGAAGCAAAGAAAAGAGCTTATTTGCTAAGATTTACACCTGCGATGCAGAGAGATAATCCTGTAGATGTTTGGCTTTCTTTTCCTGTGACGTTTAAATTGGAAGATTAG
- a CDS encoding biopolymer transporter ExbD, producing MKFFRERFEARIPTASMADIAFLLIIFFMVTTTFRAETGLKIIIPQVEAAEKMPTKDLTHVWIAKNGLIAIDDALLTKERVSEIMSRKRQLNPNIIVSLKCDEATPYKLVEDVLNEFIDASVLRIHMAGRKKRG from the coding sequence ATGAAGTTCTTTAGAGAAAGATTCGAGGCAAGAATCCCGACAGCTTCAATGGCTGATATAGCTTTTCTTTTAATAATATTTTTTATGGTTACGACCACTTTTAGAGCTGAGACAGGGCTAAAGATTATTATTCCTCAAGTAGAGGCAGCAGAGAAAATGCCTACAAAGGATTTGACACACGTATGGATTGCAAAAAATGGGCTTATTGCCATTGATGATGCGCTTCTTACTAAAGAGAGGGTTTCTGAGATAATGAGTAGGAAAAGGCAACTCAACCCAAATATAATTGTTTCTCTAAAATGTGATGAGGCGACTCCTTACAAACTTGTGGAAGATGTCCTCAATGAATTTATAGATGCTTCCGTTTTGAGAATTCATATGGCAGGAAGAAAGAAAAGGGGGTAA